The following coding sequences lie in one Micromonospora sp. R77 genomic window:
- a CDS encoding LOG family protein, with amino-acid sequence MPTPPPADVIAPHHRTVEEIETRAAFDRRLATGSLAGVTVQGLRLDLDPVPDLTAVEVTGTLFVGCRFAGREVGADLVRRGANVVPPFSGLPYPTQPSHLYTADDLAAGFAEGGFAGMYDTRVYEHFRAHGGALPDVREALGQRLHDHGVDNALVDATRAWLDAHGPQSVVGVMGGHAVPRGSAAYRMAAVLGRELARADRLVVTGGGPGVMEAANLGAFLSAWPADELTAAIDLLATAPDFTDHDRYTEVALRVRARYAAGPTLPAQRPAPVDTAWARSGGLAIPTWLYGHEPANLFAGRIAKYFSNAIREDTILRLARGGIVFAPGRAGTVQEVFQAATKTYYGTDGASGAYVFLDRSYWTDELPIESLLRPLFAASPFGDLSATVHLTDDVQEAVRVLTA; translated from the coding sequence GTGCCGACCCCACCTCCCGCGGACGTCATCGCGCCGCACCACCGCACCGTCGAAGAGATCGAGACCCGCGCCGCGTTCGACCGGCGGCTGGCCACCGGCAGCCTCGCCGGGGTGACCGTGCAGGGCCTGCGCCTGGATCTCGACCCCGTCCCCGACCTGACCGCCGTCGAGGTCACCGGCACCCTCTTCGTGGGCTGCCGGTTCGCCGGCCGCGAGGTCGGCGCCGACCTGGTCCGACGTGGCGCGAACGTGGTGCCGCCCTTCTCCGGCCTGCCCTACCCGACCCAGCCGTCCCACCTCTACACCGCCGACGACCTGGCCGCCGGGTTCGCCGAGGGCGGCTTCGCCGGGATGTACGACACCCGGGTCTACGAGCACTTCCGGGCGCACGGCGGCGCGCTGCCCGACGTACGGGAGGCGCTGGGCCAGCGGCTGCACGACCACGGCGTCGACAACGCCCTGGTGGACGCGACCCGGGCCTGGCTCGACGCGCACGGGCCACAGTCCGTGGTCGGCGTGATGGGTGGGCACGCGGTGCCGCGCGGCAGCGCCGCGTACCGGATGGCGGCCGTGCTGGGCCGGGAGCTGGCCCGGGCCGACCGGCTGGTGGTGACCGGCGGCGGTCCCGGCGTGATGGAGGCGGCCAACCTGGGCGCGTTCCTCTCCGCGTGGCCGGCCGACGAGCTGACGGCGGCGATCGACCTGCTCGCCACCGCACCCGACTTCACCGACCACGACCGCTACACCGAGGTCGCCCTCCGGGTTCGGGCCCGGTACGCGGCCGGGCCGACGCTGCCCGCGCAACGCCCCGCCCCCGTCGACACCGCCTGGGCCCGCTCCGGCGGCCTCGCCATCCCCACCTGGCTGTACGGGCACGAGCCGGCGAACCTCTTCGCCGGGCGGATCGCCAAGTACTTCTCCAACGCGATCCGGGAGGACACCATCCTGCGGCTGGCCCGGGGCGGGATCGTCTTCGCGCCCGGCCGGGCCGGGACGGTGCAGGAGGTGTTCCAGGCGGCCACCAAGACCTACTACGGCACCGACGGGGCGAGCGGGGCGTACGTCTTCCTGGACCGCTCCTACTGGACGGACGAGCTGCCGATCGAGTCGCTGCTGCGGCCACTCTTCGCCGCCTCCCCGTTCGGTGACCTGTCGGCCACCGTCCACCTCACCGACGACGTGCAGGAGGCGGTCCGGGTGCTGACCGCATGA
- a CDS encoding DUF3151 domain-containing protein, whose translation MQNLLPEPPATLLPAHEEADAALAAAAEQDTDEAFAEVAARFPTHSAAWAALATRAFTAGQVIPAYAFARTGYHRGLDQLRRSGWKGHGPVPWSHRPNRGFLRCLYVLSRAAGEIGEADEAARCAQFLRDCDPAAGDALAGN comes from the coding sequence ATGCAGAACCTGTTGCCTGAGCCACCGGCCACCCTCCTGCCCGCGCACGAGGAGGCCGACGCCGCCCTGGCCGCCGCCGCCGAACAGGACACCGACGAGGCGTTCGCCGAGGTGGCCGCCCGTTTCCCGACCCACAGCGCGGCGTGGGCGGCGCTCGCCACCCGGGCCTTCACCGCGGGCCAGGTCATCCCCGCGTACGCCTTCGCCCGGACCGGTTACCACCGTGGCCTGGACCAGCTGCGCCGCAGCGGCTGGAAGGGGCACGGCCCGGTGCCGTGGTCGCACCGGCCGAACCGGGGCTTCCTGCGCTGCCTCTACGTGCTCTCCCGGGCCGCCGGCGAGATCGGTGAGGCGGACGAGGCGGCCCGCTGCGCCCAGTTCCTCCGCGACTGCGACCCGGCCGCCGGGGACGCCCTCGCCGGCAACTGA
- a CDS encoding ParA family protein — MSENGVTPTAEDFSRRRQVRPADPVATMGVRAVVNRIGLVRLPPGRHEQELKRDIEMVRRNFGGLRQVTVVNPKGGAGKTVAILLLAMTFGQKRGGYVLAWDNNETQGTLGMRAQQDFHSRTVRDMLRDLGQFQGAHGRVGDLSQYVRSQGEGMFDVLASDESATGGEMLTAAAFAEIREVVSRFYKLIFVDTGNNVRAQNWQAAMDATDQLVVTMSARNDSAETAARMLDHLEQSGRQRLVRQAVTVVSMPPSRKEIDLPAIQEHFAARTRAVLLAPYERLIDTGEPIRYGQLSSATRDAWLKIAASVAEGL; from the coding sequence TTGTCGGAGAACGGTGTCACCCCGACCGCTGAGGACTTCTCCCGGCGCCGCCAGGTCCGGCCCGCCGACCCGGTCGCCACCATGGGGGTACGGGCGGTGGTCAACCGGATCGGCCTGGTCCGGTTGCCGCCGGGCCGGCACGAGCAGGAACTCAAGCGGGACATCGAGATGGTCCGGCGCAACTTCGGCGGGCTGCGTCAGGTGACGGTGGTGAACCCGAAGGGCGGCGCCGGTAAGACGGTGGCGATCCTGCTGCTCGCCATGACCTTCGGTCAGAAGCGCGGCGGCTATGTGCTGGCCTGGGACAACAACGAGACCCAGGGCACCTTGGGGATGCGGGCCCAGCAGGACTTCCACTCCCGTACGGTCCGGGACATGCTGCGTGACCTGGGGCAGTTCCAGGGCGCGCACGGCCGGGTCGGCGACCTGTCCCAGTACGTCCGCTCGCAGGGCGAGGGGATGTTCGACGTGCTCGCCTCGGACGAGTCGGCGACCGGCGGGGAGATGCTCACCGCCGCCGCGTTCGCGGAGATCCGCGAGGTGGTCAGCCGCTTCTACAAGCTGATCTTCGTGGACACCGGGAACAACGTCCGGGCGCAGAACTGGCAGGCCGCGATGGACGCCACCGACCAGCTGGTGGTCACCATGTCGGCCCGGAACGACTCGGCGGAGACCGCCGCCCGGATGCTCGACCACCTGGAGCAGAGCGGACGGCAGCGGCTGGTCCGGCAGGCGGTGACGGTGGTGTCGATGCCGCCGTCCCGCAAGGAGATCGACCTGCCGGCGATCCAGGAGCACTTCGCGGCCCGGACCCGGGCGGTGCTGCTCGCGCCCTACGAGCGGCTGATCGACACCGGTGAGCCGATCCGGTACGGACAGCTCTCCTCGGCCACCCGGGACGCCTGGCTCAAGATCGCCGCCTCGGTGGCCGAAGGGCTCTGA
- a CDS encoding adenylosuccinate synthase: MPAIVLLGAQWGDEGKGKVTDLLGERVDYVVRYSGGNNAGHTVITPDGQKYALHLMPSGALSPSAMIVIGNGVVVDPKVLLEEIDGLAERGVDVSRLRISGDAHLIMPHHRALDRVVERYLGTRRIGTTGRGIGPAYGDKVARMGIRLQDLLDPGILRKKLELALREKNQLLFKIYNRKAIDVDETVEEYLRYAERLKPYIAETRVMLWDALDRGETVLLEGAQATMLDMDHGTYPFVTSSNPTAGGACVGAGIPPTAITKVIAVSKAYTTRVGAGPFPTELFDDNGQHLRKVGHEYGTTTGRERRCGWFDAVVARYACRLNGVTDLVITKLDVLTGMPKVPICVGYDINGERFDDMPMTQTDFHHATPIYEELDGWWEDITKARTEDELPENARRYIARIEELCNTRVSVVGVGPGREENVLRHPLLP, encoded by the coding sequence ATGCCAGCGATCGTGCTGCTCGGTGCCCAGTGGGGCGACGAGGGCAAGGGCAAGGTTACCGACCTGCTGGGTGAGCGGGTCGACTACGTCGTGCGCTACTCCGGCGGCAACAACGCCGGGCACACCGTGATCACCCCGGACGGGCAGAAGTACGCGCTGCACCTGATGCCGTCGGGGGCGCTCTCGCCGAGCGCGATGATCGTCATCGGCAACGGCGTGGTGGTCGACCCGAAGGTGCTGCTGGAGGAGATCGACGGCCTCGCCGAGCGCGGCGTGGACGTCTCCCGGCTGCGCATCTCCGGCGACGCGCACCTGATCATGCCGCACCACCGGGCGCTGGATCGGGTGGTCGAGCGCTACCTGGGCACCCGGCGGATCGGCACCACCGGCCGGGGCATCGGCCCCGCGTACGGCGACAAGGTCGCCCGGATGGGCATCCGGCTGCAGGACCTGCTGGACCCGGGCATCCTGCGCAAGAAGCTGGAACTCGCGCTGCGCGAGAAGAACCAGCTCCTGTTCAAGATCTACAACCGCAAGGCGATCGACGTCGACGAGACGGTCGAGGAGTACCTGCGGTATGCGGAGCGCCTCAAGCCGTACATCGCGGAGACCCGGGTGATGCTCTGGGACGCGCTGGACCGCGGCGAGACGGTCCTGCTGGAGGGTGCCCAGGCCACCATGCTCGACATGGACCACGGCACCTACCCCTTCGTCACCTCGTCGAACCCGACGGCCGGTGGGGCGTGCGTGGGTGCCGGCATCCCGCCGACCGCCATCACCAAGGTCATCGCGGTGAGCAAGGCGTACACCACCCGGGTCGGTGCCGGTCCGTTCCCGACCGAGCTCTTCGACGACAACGGCCAGCACCTGCGCAAGGTCGGCCACGAGTACGGCACCACGACCGGCCGGGAGCGCCGCTGCGGCTGGTTCGACGCCGTCGTCGCCCGGTACGCCTGCCGCCTCAACGGCGTCACCGACCTGGTGATCACCAAGCTCGACGTGCTCACCGGCATGCCGAAGGTGCCGATCTGCGTCGGGTACGACATCAACGGCGAGCGCTTCGACGACATGCCGATGACGCAGACCGACTTCCACCACGCCACCCCGATCTACGAAGAGCTCGACGGCTGGTGGGAAGACATCACCAAGGCGCGTACCGAGGACGAACTCCCCGAGAACGCCCGCCGCTACATCGCCCGGATCGAAGAACTCTGCAACACCCGCGTCAGCGTGGTGGGCGTAGGCCCCGGCCGCGAGGAAAACGTCCTCCGCCACCCCCTCCTCCCCTAA
- a CDS encoding type IV toxin-antitoxin system AbiEi family antitoxin domain-containing protein yields MDRGDVLRAIAAGQGGVVTRAQAIGAGFSRHEVDNFIAFGRWRRLARAVYLVEARSLTLSERRGRIRAAVLSCGGLAHAVLGTAAELHGIAGLRETAKIHVAVPGRAARAARVGDPAVVVHQLEHDLGDLTTVEGIPTTAPLRTVVELILRESRYPAVSLLDSALNRGLVSDADLLKVPPLIRGRRGAVTARGCLAETNGLAQSPLETRARLRCVDGRVPPDVLQLEVRDDDGYLLGVGDMAWRAARVIAEADGRHAHDSPSALFNDRRRQNRLANAGWTVLRFTWPDTFSPDYIPWVVRQAIAASARARRS; encoded by the coding sequence GTGGACCGCGGAGATGTTCTCAGGGCGATAGCGGCCGGCCAGGGCGGGGTGGTCACCCGGGCGCAGGCCATTGGGGCCGGGTTCAGTCGACATGAGGTCGACAACTTCATCGCCTTCGGGCGATGGCGGCGGTTGGCCCGTGCCGTCTACCTGGTCGAAGCCAGGAGCTTGACACTGTCGGAGCGCCGTGGCCGGATCCGCGCGGCAGTGCTGTCGTGCGGTGGACTGGCGCACGCCGTCCTCGGGACGGCCGCGGAGCTTCACGGCATTGCGGGCCTACGCGAAACGGCGAAGATCCACGTTGCCGTTCCGGGGCGAGCGGCCAGGGCGGCCCGGGTAGGTGATCCCGCCGTTGTGGTGCACCAACTCGAACACGATCTTGGTGACCTCACGACGGTCGAGGGCATCCCCACCACCGCACCGCTGCGGACCGTCGTCGAACTGATTCTCCGAGAGTCCCGGTATCCGGCTGTTTCGTTGCTCGATTCGGCGCTGAACCGTGGTCTCGTCAGCGACGCCGATCTGCTCAAGGTTCCCCCGCTGATTCGAGGACGCCGAGGCGCTGTCACTGCCCGTGGCTGTTTGGCCGAGACGAACGGCTTGGCGCAGTCCCCGCTGGAGACGCGGGCCCGGCTCCGGTGCGTTGACGGTCGGGTGCCACCGGACGTCCTGCAACTGGAGGTGCGCGATGACGACGGCTACCTGCTCGGGGTCGGCGACATGGCGTGGCGGGCCGCCCGCGTCATCGCCGAGGCCGACGGCAGGCACGCTCACGACTCGCCGAGTGCCCTCTTCAACGACCGCCGCCGCCAGAACCGGCTCGCCAACGCCGGCTGGACCGTCCTCCGCTTCACCTGGCCCGACACCTTCAGCCCCGACTACATCCCCTGGGTGGTCCGCCAAGCCATCGCTGCCTCGGCCAGAGCCCGGCGATCATGA
- the purD gene encoding phosphoribosylamine--glycine ligase, with translation MRVLLVGGGGREHALALGLAGDPSVEALIAAPGNPGVAAVAGLREVSPSDPAAVAALAVEVGADLVVIGPEAPLVAGVADAVRAKGIPAFGPSAEAARLEGSKTFAKDVMTAAGVPTARAFTCTDDESVGRALDEFGAPYVVKNDGLAAGKGVVVTDDRRIAEEHARECGRVVIEEYLSGPEVSLFVVTDGEAALPLLPAQDFKRVGDGDTGPNTGGMGAYAPLPWAPAGLVDEVMRDVVHPTLAEMRRRGTPFAGLLYVGLAITPAGPRVIEFNARFGDPETQVVLALLETPLAGLLHAAATGTLAGHPPLRWRDGAAVTVVVAAEGYPAAPRTGDVITGADRPGVIHAGTARRASDGALVSAGGRVLCGTATGPDLAAARDAAYALVRGIDLAGSHHRTDIAAAAIDGTVTIPD, from the coding sequence GTGCGCGTACTTCTTGTGGGAGGTGGCGGGCGCGAGCATGCACTCGCCCTGGGCCTCGCCGGTGACCCGTCCGTCGAAGCACTGATCGCGGCACCGGGCAACCCCGGCGTCGCCGCCGTCGCTGGGCTGCGCGAGGTGAGCCCGAGCGACCCGGCGGCGGTCGCCGCGTTGGCCGTGGAGGTCGGGGCTGACCTGGTGGTGATCGGGCCGGAGGCGCCGCTGGTCGCGGGGGTCGCCGACGCGGTGCGCGCCAAGGGCATTCCCGCGTTCGGGCCGTCCGCCGAGGCGGCGCGGCTGGAGGGGTCGAAGACGTTCGCCAAGGACGTGATGACAGCTGCCGGGGTGCCCACCGCCCGCGCCTTCACCTGCACCGACGACGAGAGTGTCGGCCGGGCGCTGGACGAGTTCGGTGCGCCGTACGTGGTGAAGAACGACGGGCTGGCCGCCGGCAAGGGCGTCGTGGTCACCGACGACCGCAGGATCGCCGAGGAGCACGCGCGGGAGTGCGGCCGGGTGGTGATCGAGGAGTACCTCTCCGGTCCCGAGGTCTCCCTCTTCGTGGTCACCGACGGGGAGGCCGCCCTGCCGCTGCTGCCCGCGCAGGACTTCAAGCGGGTCGGCGACGGCGACACCGGCCCGAACACCGGCGGCATGGGGGCGTACGCGCCGCTGCCGTGGGCGCCCGCCGGTCTCGTGGACGAGGTCATGCGGGACGTCGTCCACCCGACCCTGGCCGAGATGCGCCGCCGGGGCACCCCGTTCGCCGGCCTGCTCTACGTCGGGCTGGCGATCACGCCCGCCGGCCCCCGGGTGATCGAGTTCAACGCCCGCTTCGGCGACCCGGAGACCCAGGTGGTGCTGGCCCTGCTGGAGACACCGCTGGCCGGGCTGCTGCACGCCGCCGCCACCGGCACGCTGGCCGGGCACCCGCCGCTGCGCTGGCGGGACGGCGCCGCGGTCACCGTGGTGGTCGCCGCCGAGGGCTATCCGGCCGCGCCGCGTACCGGCGACGTGATCACCGGCGCGGACCGGCCGGGCGTCATCCACGCCGGCACCGCCCGCCGGGCGTCCGACGGCGCGCTCGTCTCCGCCGGGGGCCGGGTCCTCTGCGGTACGGCCACCGGCCCGGACCTGGCCGCCGCGCGGGACGCCGCCTACGCCCTGGTACGCGGCATCGACCTGGCCGGCTCGCACCACCGCACCGACATCGCCGCCGCCGCGATCGACGGCACCGTCACCATCCCCGACTGA
- a CDS encoding N,N-dimethylformamidase beta subunit family domain-containing protein, whose translation MFRIRRRTALGLLAGGVSAAALGAELPDGIPDSGTLVRRLPSPVERENRAAGEPWWPTQDPGRDSDDHRRQIQGYASATSVAPGESIDFHVAVDPVGRYRISLHRLGWYGGAGARTVLTSPEFDGAPQPVPPADPTTGTIACRWPVSWTVRIPDDWTSGLYQAVFTSADGWRACTPFVVRDDRRAAAIAVVLPVTTWQAYNQWPMDRQHGRSLYNGYSETGRQTPDTRAMEVSYDRPYAGDGIPTHLARDHDAIQWLERNHYDVSYATSLDLHSGRLDPTRHAGIVFAGHDEYWSVQMRRAAERAVAASGSLAFFGANSSYWHIRVRSAADGRPERVVACAKSADDPGLDADGPTIRWREIGRPEQAMIGVQYNGIVDGRQPLVVRSAEHWFWAGTGVADGDRIPGVVCGEADGLDPTAPRPAASTATVLSASPYRTRYGRRQVQNTHLYGTPEGGLVFASGTLCWTAALNQPGYRDERIERATANLLDRITGRTRPVADTPARG comes from the coding sequence ATGTTCCGAATCCGGCGGCGCACCGCCCTCGGTCTGCTCGCCGGCGGCGTCTCCGCCGCCGCGCTCGGCGCGGAACTGCCCGACGGCATCCCCGACAGCGGCACCCTCGTCCGCCGGCTCCCGTCCCCCGTGGAGCGGGAGAACCGGGCCGCCGGCGAGCCGTGGTGGCCGACGCAGGACCCCGGCCGGGACTCCGACGACCACCGCCGGCAGATCCAGGGGTACGCCTCGGCGACCAGCGTCGCCCCCGGCGAGTCCATCGACTTCCACGTCGCGGTCGACCCCGTCGGCCGGTACCGGATCTCGCTGCACCGCCTCGGCTGGTACGGCGGCGCCGGTGCCCGCACCGTGCTGACCAGCCCCGAGTTCGACGGGGCGCCGCAGCCGGTGCCGCCCGCCGACCCGACGACCGGCACCATCGCCTGCCGCTGGCCGGTCTCCTGGACGGTCCGGATCCCGGACGACTGGACGTCCGGCCTCTACCAGGCGGTCTTCACCTCCGCCGACGGGTGGCGCGCCTGCACGCCCTTCGTGGTCCGCGACGACCGCCGAGCCGCCGCGATCGCCGTGGTCCTGCCGGTCACCACCTGGCAGGCGTACAACCAGTGGCCGATGGACCGGCAGCACGGCCGGAGCCTCTACAACGGCTACAGCGAGACCGGCCGCCAGACCCCGGACACGCGGGCGATGGAGGTCTCCTACGACCGGCCGTACGCCGGTGACGGCATCCCGACGCACCTCGCCCGGGACCACGACGCCATCCAGTGGTTGGAACGCAACCACTACGACGTCAGCTACGCGACCAGCCTCGACCTGCACTCCGGGCGCCTCGACCCGACCCGGCACGCCGGGATCGTCTTCGCCGGGCACGACGAGTACTGGTCGGTCCAGATGCGCCGGGCCGCGGAACGCGCGGTGGCCGCCAGCGGCAGCCTCGCCTTCTTCGGCGCCAACAGCAGCTACTGGCACATCCGGGTCAGGTCCGCCGCCGACGGCCGCCCGGAACGCGTGGTGGCCTGCGCGAAGAGCGCCGACGACCCGGGCCTGGACGCCGACGGGCCGACGATCCGGTGGCGCGAGATCGGCCGCCCCGAACAGGCGATGATCGGCGTGCAGTACAACGGCATCGTGGACGGCCGCCAGCCGCTGGTGGTCCGGTCGGCGGAACACTGGTTCTGGGCCGGCACCGGAGTCGCCGACGGCGACCGGATCCCGGGCGTGGTCTGCGGCGAGGCCGACGGTCTCGACCCGACCGCCCCCCGGCCCGCCGCCAGCACCGCCACCGTGCTCAGCGCCTCGCCGTACCGCACCCGGTACGGCCGGCGCCAGGTGCAGAACACCCACCTGTACGGCACGCCGGAGGGCGGGCTCGTCTTCGCCTCCGGCACGCTGTGCTGGACGGCGGCACTGAACCAGCCCGGCTACCGGGACGAGCGGATCGAACGGGCCACCGCCAACCTGCTCGACCGGATCACCGGCCGCACCCGCCCGGTGGCCGACACCCCGGCCCGGGGATAG